From a region of the Phragmites australis chromosome 21, lpPhrAust1.1, whole genome shotgun sequence genome:
- the LOC133904130 gene encoding protein MICRORCHIDIA 1-like yields the protein MPAAMAGAGGSGGRALDCRSFWKAGAYEAPAAPTRELHDALETGDFDRARVHPKFLHTNATSHKWAFGAIAELLDNAVDEICNGATFIKVDKSINLKDNSPMLIFQDDGGGMDPEGVRQCMSLGFSTKKSKTTIGQYGNGFKTSTMRLGADAIVFTRAIRGSNVTLSIGLLSYTFLRRTMKDDIVVPMLDFKIQDGNIVPLVYGSQGDWDSSLKIILDWSPFSSREELLQQFQDVDSHGTKVAIYNLWMNDDGLLELDFEDDDEDILLRDQGGASASGGFRKLQKEMVEQHISHRLRFSLRAYTSILYLRKFNNFQIILRGKPVEQISINDELKFKKVVTYKPQVAHDSHVVSVNVDVGFAKEAPVLGIFGMNVYHKNRLIMPFWKVLQEGSSRGRSVVGVLEANFIEPAHDKQDFERTPLFIRLETKLRQIIVDFWKEKCHLIGYQPVNPHLRTQYKATLKDSAGPGTRVQQKASSARNTGGLSSNLLPETYDDVAAVGLAANGSHLQSSGQAQENSMESEGLDEDLVEIGSHGVLDPNFIEKLSEENIALFSRREELRQRDTQLKQMIGDLEHELEETKMKCCQLVAELKVRKNQQHLPYM from the exons ATGCCggcggcgatggccggagcaggcggcagcggcggtcgGGCCCTCGATTGCCGCAGCTTCTGGAAGGCCGGCGCTTACGAGGCCCCCGCCGCCCCCACCCGCGAGCTCCACG ATGCACTGGAGACGGGGGACTTCGACCGCGCGCGTGTGCACCCCAAGTTCCTCCACACCAACGCAACCTCCCACAAGTGGGCGTTCGGAG CTATAGCCGAACTTCTTGACAATGCGGTGGATGAG ATATGCAATGGTGCCACATTCATAAAAGTGGACAAAAGCATCAATTTGAAAGACAATAGCCCAATGCTAATTTTCCAAG ATGATGGAGGAGGCATGGATCCTGAAGGTGTTCGTCAATGCATGAGTCTAGGATTCTCAACCAAGAAATCTAAGACCACCATTGGCCAGT ATGGAAATGGCTTTAAGACAAGCACAATGAGACTTGGTGCAGATGCAATTGTGTTTACACGTGCAATCCGTGGAAG CAATGTTACCTTGAGTATAGGTTTGCTCTCCTACACTTTTTTGAGGAGAACAATGAAGGACGACATTGTTGTCCCAATG CTCGATTTTAAAATCCAAGATGGGAACATTGTACCTTTGGTCTATGGTTCTCAGGGTGATTGGGACAGTAGCCTGAAGATAATACTTGATTGGTCCCCTTTTTCTTCAAGGGAAGAACTTCTACAACAG TTTCAGGATGTTGATAGTCATGGAACTAAAGTGGCAATATACAATTTATGGATGAACGATGACGGCCTTTTGGAACTTGACTTCGAGGATGATGACGAG GACATATTGCTTAGAGATCAAGGTGGTGCAAGTGCAAGTGGGGGATTCAGAAAGCTCCAGAAAGAAATGGTTGAGCAACATATATCTCACAGACTCAGATTTTCATTGCGA GCGTATACCTCCATCCTTTACCTCAGGAAGTTTAATAATTTCCAAATAATATTAAGAGGAAAACCTGTTGAACAGATAAGCATCAATGATGAATTGAAGTTTAAGAAAGTTGTTACTTACAAACCTCAAGTTGCACATGATTCTCATGTG GTCTCAGTGAATGTAGATGTTGGATTTGCGAAGGAGGCCCCTGTTTTGGGCATTTTTGGGATGAATGTCTACCACAAAAATCGTCTTATAATG CCCTTCTGGAAGGTCCTTCAGGAAGGATCTAGTAGAGGGAGGAGTGTAGTTG GTGTACTTGAGGCAAATTTTATTGAGCCAGCACATGACAAACAAGATTTTGAGCGGACTCCACTATTCATTCGGCTAGAAACGAAACTTAGACAAATTATTGTTGATTTCTG GAAAGAAAAGTGTCATTTGATTGGTTACCAGCCAGTCAATCCTCATTTAAGAACCCAATATAAGGCCACTCTCAAAGATTCAGCTGGTCCTGGAACTCGGGTTCAGCAGAAAGCTTCCAGTGCCCGGAACACTGGAGGGCTTTCGTCAAATTTGCTACCAGAGACATATGATGATGTAGCAGCTGTCGGGCTGGCAGCTAATG GTTCTCATTTACAGTCGTCTGGTCAAGCGCAAGAAAACAGTATGGAGTCAGAAGGCTTGGATGAG GATCTGGTAGAGATTGGCTCTCACGGTGTTCTTGATCCCAATTTTATTGAGAAGCTGAGTGAAGAAAATATTGCTCTGTTTTCAAG GCGTGAAGAGCTTCGACAACGAGATACACAGTTGAAGCAGATG ATTGGGGACCTGGAGCATGAACTTGAGGAAACAAAAATGAAGTGCTGTCAGCTTGTTGCTGAGCTGAAGGTACGGAAGAATCAGCAGCATCTCCCTTACATGTGA
- the LOC133904131 gene encoding uncharacterized protein LOC133904131 isoform X2, translating into MAAILARAGAGGGLPRPADRRPRNAVVVAAVTGAGPAAPQEGALERPAWSGETPLSRLVGALIAFKPLYSLMKLASREVIIRTAEKSNIPWREMTKKVLESDVYEMFERIRDPNLVYPDYYLNPFHAYDEGNLSWLAAAEAEPATMSIAKRAIPEATSIEEANQIVRGNWLNAIEEHHLKYSGNCQINDILDIGCSVGVSARYLAEKFPSAKAVGLDLSPYFLAVAAQKEEKLSRQNPIRWVHANGEATGLPSDSFDLVSLAYVCHECPARAITGLVKEAFRLLRPGGTIALTDNSELSPVLFTLMKSTEPFLDEYYMLNLEETMRQVGFVNVHSILTDPRHRTVTATVPY; encoded by the exons ATGGCGGCCATCCTCgcgcgcgccggcgccggcggcggcctccCGCGGCCCGCAGACCGCCGGCCCCGCAATGCGGTCGTCGTAGCCGCGGTGACCGGGGCCGGGCCGGCGGCGCCGCAGGAAGGGGCGCTGGAGCGGCCGGCTTGGTCCGGCGAGACGCCGCTGTCGCGGCTCGTCggcgcgctcatcgccttcaAGCCGCTCTACTCGCTCATGAAGCTCGCCTCCCGCGAGGTCATCATCAG GACAGCAGAGAAGTCGAACATCCCGTGGAGGGAGATGACGAAGAAGGTGCTGGAGTCGGACGTGTACGAGATGTTCGAGAGGATACGAGACCCCAACCTCGTCTACCCTGACT ATTATCTCAACCCATTTCACGCCTACGATGAAGGGAACCTATCATGGCTG GCTGCAGCAGAGGCTGAACCTGCAACAATGTCGATTGCAAAGAGGGCCATACCGGAGGCTACATCCATCGAAGAGGCGAACCAAATCGTTCGAGGTAACTGGCTGAACGCAATCGAGGAGCATCACCTCAAGTACTCGGGAAACTGTCAGATAAATGACATTTTGGACATTGGCTGTTCTGTTGGAGTAAGCGCCAGATACCTGGCTGAGAAGTTCCCTTCGGCTAAAGCTGTT GGACTCGATCTATCACCTTACTTCCTCGCAGTGGCGGCACAGAAGGAAGAAAAGTTGTCACGGCAAAACCCTATTCGTTGGGTTCATGCAAATGGTGAAGCGACTGGGTTGCCGTCGGATTCATTCGACCTAGTCTCCCTTGCTTATGTG TGCCACGAGTGTCCAGCACGGGCAATAACTGGATTGGTGAAGGAAGCATTCCGACTCCTTCGCCCAGGAGGAACCATCGCCTTGACCGACAACTCG GAACTGTCCCCAGTGCTGTTTACCCTGATGAAGAGCACTGAACCGTTTCTGGACGAGTACTACATGCTGAACTTGGAGGAGACGATGAGACAAGTTGGCTTCGTTAATGTTCATTCTATCCTGACAGACCCCAGGCATAGAACAGTCACTGCAACTGTGCCTTACTGA
- the LOC133904131 gene encoding uncharacterized protein LOC133904131 isoform X1 translates to MAAILARAGAGGGLPRPADRRPRNAVVVAAVTGAGPAAPQEGALERPAWSGETPLSRLVGALIAFKPLYSLMKLASREVIIRTAEKSNIPWREMTKKVLESDVYEMFERIRDPNLVYPDYYLNPFHAYDEGNLSWLAAAEAEPATMSIAKRAIPEATSIEEANQIVRGNWLNAIEEHHLKYSGNCQINDILDIGCSVGVSARYLAEKFPSAKAVGLDLSPYFLAVAAQKEEKLSRQNPIRWVHANGEATGLPSDSFDLVSLAYVCHECPARAITGLVKEAFRLLRPGGTIALTDNSPKSKVLQELSPVLFTLMKSTEPFLDEYYMLNLEETMRQVGFVNVHSILTDPRHRTVTATVPY, encoded by the exons ATGGCGGCCATCCTCgcgcgcgccggcgccggcggcggcctccCGCGGCCCGCAGACCGCCGGCCCCGCAATGCGGTCGTCGTAGCCGCGGTGACCGGGGCCGGGCCGGCGGCGCCGCAGGAAGGGGCGCTGGAGCGGCCGGCTTGGTCCGGCGAGACGCCGCTGTCGCGGCTCGTCggcgcgctcatcgccttcaAGCCGCTCTACTCGCTCATGAAGCTCGCCTCCCGCGAGGTCATCATCAG GACAGCAGAGAAGTCGAACATCCCGTGGAGGGAGATGACGAAGAAGGTGCTGGAGTCGGACGTGTACGAGATGTTCGAGAGGATACGAGACCCCAACCTCGTCTACCCTGACT ATTATCTCAACCCATTTCACGCCTACGATGAAGGGAACCTATCATGGCTG GCTGCAGCAGAGGCTGAACCTGCAACAATGTCGATTGCAAAGAGGGCCATACCGGAGGCTACATCCATCGAAGAGGCGAACCAAATCGTTCGAGGTAACTGGCTGAACGCAATCGAGGAGCATCACCTCAAGTACTCGGGAAACTGTCAGATAAATGACATTTTGGACATTGGCTGTTCTGTTGGAGTAAGCGCCAGATACCTGGCTGAGAAGTTCCCTTCGGCTAAAGCTGTT GGACTCGATCTATCACCTTACTTCCTCGCAGTGGCGGCACAGAAGGAAGAAAAGTTGTCACGGCAAAACCCTATTCGTTGGGTTCATGCAAATGGTGAAGCGACTGGGTTGCCGTCGGATTCATTCGACCTAGTCTCCCTTGCTTATGTG TGCCACGAGTGTCCAGCACGGGCAATAACTGGATTGGTGAAGGAAGCATTCCGACTCCTTCGCCCAGGAGGAACCATCGCCTTGACCGACAACTCG CCAAAATCTAAAGTACTTCAG GAACTGTCCCCAGTGCTGTTTACCCTGATGAAGAGCACTGAACCGTTTCTGGACGAGTACTACATGCTGAACTTGGAGGAGACGATGAGACAAGTTGGCTTCGTTAATGTTCATTCTATCCTGACAGACCCCAGGCATAGAACAGTCACTGCAACTGTGCCTTACTGA